One part of the Deltaproteobacteria bacterium genome encodes these proteins:
- a CDS encoding prolipoprotein diacylglyceryl transferase has protein sequence MLPVLFELRLTPPVATWLLFGLALAIPAFYAFRAWQDVRDGFEEDPRKPLKEGGIWLAGLLLLVGAVLRPWTWAGEVTLPLHTYGVMMAIAFVSGITVATREGRRSGLDADRLLDLAFWLLVSGLVGARLLFILVNLDQYFGENFYSADLRLGGPEGLRVPNLLIVWRGGLVFFGGLLGAFATATYYLWRNKLPYFRYIDVIVLAAPIGHFFGRLGCFAAGCCWGKACDPASPFATYFPNRSLAYLQTPIDEHVQHAGEWTTQALYPTQLFESLGVLLIFFALIWLQRRKRFNGQVLIFYFILYPLFRTLNETFRGDWERGLLFRWPAEDPVMLSTSQIISFGVAALGVGLLVFLRRRRGRAGEGQGPTGAAAT, from the coding sequence TACGCCTTCCGCGCCTGGCAGGACGTGCGGGACGGCTTCGAGGAGGATCCGCGAAAGCCCCTCAAGGAGGGGGGTATCTGGCTGGCGGGGCTCCTCCTGCTGGTCGGCGCGGTCCTGCGGCCCTGGACCTGGGCCGGTGAGGTGACCCTCCCCCTGCACACCTACGGGGTGATGATGGCGATCGCCTTCGTCTCGGGCATCACGGTCGCCACCCGCGAGGGGCGCCGCAGCGGCCTGGACGCCGACCGCCTCCTGGACCTGGCCTTCTGGCTGCTCGTCTCGGGCCTGGTGGGCGCCCGCCTCCTCTTCATCCTGGTGAACCTCGACCAGTACTTCGGCGAGAACTTCTACTCGGCCGACCTGCGCCTGGGCGGCCCCGAGGGCCTTCGGGTCCCCAACCTCCTGATCGTCTGGCGCGGAGGGCTGGTCTTCTTCGGCGGCCTCCTGGGGGCCTTCGCCACGGCGACCTATTACCTCTGGCGGAACAAGCTCCCCTACTTCCGCTACATCGACGTGATCGTGCTGGCCGCGCCCATCGGGCACTTCTTCGGCCGCCTCGGCTGCTTCGCCGCCGGCTGCTGCTGGGGGAAGGCCTGCGATCCCGCGAGCCCCTTCGCCACCTACTTCCCCAACCGCTCCCTGGCCTACCTCCAGACCCCGATCGACGAGCACGTCCAGCACGCCGGCGAGTGGACGACCCAGGCCCTCTACCCCACCCAGCTCTTCGAGAGCCTCGGGGTGCTGCTGATCTTCTTCGCCCTGATCTGGCTGCAGCGGCGCAAGCGCTTCAACGGGCAGGTGCTGATCTTCTACTTCATCCTCTATCCCCTCTTCCGGACCCTCAACGAGACCTTCCGGGGAGACTGGGAGCGCGGGCTGCTCTTCCGCTGGCCGGCCGAGGATCCGGTGATGCTCTCCACCTCCCAGATCATCTCCTTCGGGGTGGCGGCCCTCGGGGTCGGGCTGCTGGTGTTCCTGCGGCGCCGGCGCGGCCGCGCGGGCGAGGGGCAAGGTCCAACTGGCGCAGCGGCGACCTGA